One Setaria viridis chromosome 3, Setaria_viridis_v4.0, whole genome shotgun sequence DNA window includes the following coding sequences:
- the LOC117851026 gene encoding annexin D4 has protein sequence MEDEVQQLTRAFSGLGGLGVDEPTMVSALARWRRQPEKRSGFRKGFPGFFKSHGEIDRCEEEYMLHLAAEFARFKNLMVLWAMHPWERDARLAHHVLHQHHPSAIVVEVACTRSADELLGARRAYQALFHHSLEEDVAYRARDKPYCNLLVGLVSAYRYEGPRVNEEVARAEAKALGAAVKSAGGKLAENDEVVRILTTRSKPHLVETFKYYKEMHGRRIEEDLAHGNEETLLETVLCLAAPAKYFSQVMEGALRDGADHHGKEALTRVAVTRSDHDMDEIRAAYQEQFGAKLEDAIAAKAHGHYRDALLSLVGAHHQQ, from the exons atggaagacgaagttcaGCAACTCACCAGGGCCTTCTCAG GTCTTGGCGGTCTCGGCgtggacgagccgacgatggTATCGGCGCTGGCGCGGTGGCGCAGGCAGCCGGAGAAGCGGTCGGGTTTCCGGAAGGGCTTCCCGGGTTTCTTCAAGAGCCACGGCGAAATCGACCGGTGCGAGGAGGAGTACATGCTGCACCTGGCCGCCGAGTTCGCGCGGTTCAAGAACCTGATGGTGCTGTGGGCGATGCACCCGTGGGAGCGCGACGCCCGGCTGGCGCACCACGTcctccaccagcaccacccgTCCGCCATCGTCGTGGAGGTCGCCTGCACCCGCtccgccgacgagctcctcggcgCCCGCCGCGCGTACCAGGCCCTCTTCCACCACTCCCTCGAGGAGGACGTCGCCTACCGCGCCAGGGACAAGCCCTACTGCAAC TTGCTGGTGGGGCTGGTGAGCGCGTACAGGTACGAGGGGCCGCGGGTGAACGAGGAGGTGGCGCGCGCGGAGGCCAAGGCGCTGGGCGCGGCAGTGAAGAGCGCCGGCGGGAAGCTGGCGGAGAACGACGAGGTGGTGAGGATCCTGACCACCAGAAGCAAGCCCCACCTCGTGGAGACGTTCAAGTACTACAAGGAGATGCACGGCAGACGCATCGAGGAGGATCTCGCCCACGGCAACGAGGAGACCCTGCTGGAGACCGTGCTGTgcctcgccgcgccggccaAGTACTTCAGCCAG GTGATGGAGGGGGCGCTGAGGGACGGGGCCGACCACCACGGGAAGGAGGCGCTGACGAGGGTGGCGGTGACGAGGTCGGACCACGACATGGACGAGATCAGGGCCGCCTACCAGGAGCAGTTCGGGGCCAAGCTGGAGGACGCCATCGCGGCCAAGGCGCACGGCCACTACAGGGACGCGCTGCTCTCGCTGGTGGGAGCGCACCACCAGCAGTGA
- the LOC117848416 gene encoding mitochondrial fission 1 protein A, giving the protein MEAKMGRFFESVGNFFTGGDNIPWCDRDIIAGCERELADASTEGQRNDSLMRLSWALVHSRQTDDVNRGISMLEASLDNSGSPLQTREKLYLLAVGHYRNGDYSKSRQLVERCLEIQPDWRQAISLKKAIEDKIAKDGLIGIGIATTAVGLLVGGIAAAVARKK; this is encoded by the exons CGAGTCCGTGGGCAACTTCTTCACCGGCGGCGACAACATCCCCTGGTGCGACCGCGACATCATCGCG GGATGTGAAAGAGAGCTTGCTGATGCTTCAACTGAAGGGCAGAGGAATGATAGCCTTATGAGGCTATCTTGGGCCCTTGTGCACTCCAGGCAGACGGACGATGTGAACCGTGGAATTAGCATGCTTGAAG CTTCTTTGGATAACTCCGGCAGTCCTCTGCAGACTAGGGAAAAGCTGTACTTGTTGGCTGTTGGGCACTACAGGAATGGTGACTACTCAAAAAGCCGGCAACTTGTGGAACGCTGTTTGGAG ATTCAACCTGATTGGAGGCAGGCCATTTCTCTGAAGAAGGCAATAGAAGATAAAATTGCCAAAG ATGGTCTTATTGGGATAGGAATAGCGACAACTGCTGTGGGACTTCTGGTTGGTGGAATTGCAGCTGCTGTTGCCAGGAAGAAGTGA
- the LOC117848415 gene encoding annexin D3, whose amino-acid sequence MASISVPNPVPSATEDAENIRKAVQGWGTDEKALIEILGHRTAAQRAEIAVAYEGLYNETLLDRLHSELSGDFRSAMMLWTMDPAARDAKLAHKALKKKGDRHVWVLIEVACASSPDHLVAVRKAYCAAYSASLEEDVAACPLYKDPLKQFLVRLVTSYRYSGELIDDELARAEAAALHDAVVAGKEPLRGDVVRIVGSRSKPQLKATFERFRQEHGKAIDDVLEERRSDQLAAVLKTAVWCLASPEKHFAEVIRSSIVGLGTDEESLTRAIVSRAEVDMRKVKEEYKARYRKTVTSDVNGDTSGYYNGILITLVGPE is encoded by the exons ATGGCCTCCATCTCGGTTCCCAACCCGGTCCCTTCCGCGACCGAAGACGCCGAGAACATTCGGAAAGCCGTGCAAG GATGGGGCACGGACGAGAAGGCGCTGATCGAGATACTGGGCCACCGGACGGCGGCGCAGCGCGCGGAGATCGCCGTGGCGTACGAGGGCCTCTACAACGAGACGCTCCTCGACCGGCTCCACTCCGAGCTCTCCGGCGACTTCCGG AGCGCGATGATGTTGTGGACCATGGacccggcggcgcgcgacgccaAGCTCGCCCACAAGGCCCTGAAGAAGAAGGGCGACCGGCACGTGTGGGTGCTCATCGAGGTCGCCTGCGCCTCGTCGCCGGaccacctcgtcgccgtcagGAAGGCGTACTGCGCCGCCTACTCCGCCTCCCTCGAGGAGGACGTCGCCGCCTGCCCGCTCTACAAGGACCCCCTCAAGCAG TTCTTGGTGCGGCTGGTGACATCGTACCGGTACTCCGGCGAGCTCATCGACGACGAGCTGGCGagggcggaggccgcggcgctgCACGACGCGGTGGTAGCCGGGAAGGAGCCGCTGCGCGGCGACGTCGTGCGCATCGTCGGCTCGAGGAGCAAGCCGCAGCTGAAGGCGACGTTCGAGCGGTTCAGGCAGGAGCACGGCAAGGCCATCGACGACGTCCTCGAGGAACGCCGCAGCGACCAGCTCGCGGCGGTGCTCAAGACCGCGGTGTGGTGCCTGGCGTCCCCCGAGAAGCATTTCGCAGAG gTGATCCGAAGCTCCATTGTTGGGCTCGGCACAGACGAGGAGTCGCTGACGAGGGCGATCGTCTCGCGTGCCGAGGTCGACATGAGGAAGGTGAAGGAGGAATACAAGGCGAGGTACCGCAAGACGGTCACCAGTGACGTCAACGGCGACACGTCCGGCTACTACAATGGCATCTTGATCACCCTAGTGGGTCCTGAGTAA